In Streptomyces sclerotialus, one genomic interval encodes:
- a CDS encoding response regulator, whose product MADRPVRVLLADDHPLVLEGLADRLAVTPDLTVVAGVRTGEEAVRLAQELRPDVAVLDIEMPAPDGIETTRLLRATAPATAVLILTFHDTVQQLETAVQAGALGYLSKHAEPAAILEAVRAVARGAMYLDPRLAEAVRARFRTEYRPPRPFPRLTEREHQVLALLGENCSNEAIALRLGISVKTARNHVSAVLGKLPARDRLEAGRRAREASMRSTPP is encoded by the coding sequence ATGGCTGACCGACCCGTCCGCGTCCTGCTGGCCGACGACCACCCCCTCGTACTCGAAGGGCTGGCCGACCGGCTGGCGGTCACCCCGGACCTGACCGTGGTGGCCGGCGTCCGCACCGGCGAAGAAGCGGTGCGTCTCGCCCAGGAACTCCGCCCCGACGTAGCCGTCCTGGACATCGAGATGCCCGCGCCCGACGGCATCGAGACGACGCGGCTGCTGCGTGCGACCGCTCCCGCGACCGCCGTCCTCATCCTGACCTTCCACGACACCGTCCAGCAGCTGGAGACCGCGGTGCAGGCCGGAGCCCTGGGGTATCTGTCCAAGCACGCGGAGCCGGCGGCCATCCTCGAAGCCGTCCGGGCCGTCGCCCGTGGCGCCATGTATCTCGATCCGCGGCTGGCCGAAGCAGTACGCGCCCGTTTCCGCACCGAATACCGGCCGCCCCGCCCCTTCCCCCGGCTGACGGAGCGGGAGCACCAGGTGCTGGCCCTCCTGGGCGAGAACTGTTCCAACGAGGCGATCGCCCTGCGGCTCGGCATCAGTGTGAAGACCGCCCGCAACCACGTGTCGGCGGTCCTCGGCAAACTCCCCGCCCGCGACCGGCTGGAGGCCGGACGGCGAGCCAGGGAAGCGAGCATGAGGTCCACGCCTCCTTGA
- a CDS encoding YhjD/YihY/BrkB family envelope integrity protein — protein MHFARRVAQQLASVGVLDNATRLAAQAFLTALPMLIAIAAYSPEAVRAELLVSLRSLFGAPSPVLRQVEGVYRGAPGARETWGAVGVLVTLVSATAFVRALQRLCERAWHLPHAKVRIAVWRWFVWLLVWTAALVCQGMLRGGLGAGPAPGVALQVLVAVLLWWWTQHLLLAGRVGWRPLLPGALVTGGAVVLFTGVSGLWLPYSLERSVARYGPLGSVFTMLSWLILFFTAVVISIAVGYVLARKPSEPGGGSLTRSR, from the coding sequence ATGCATTTCGCTCGCCGTGTCGCGCAGCAGCTCGCGAGCGTCGGCGTGCTGGACAACGCGACCCGCCTCGCCGCGCAGGCGTTCCTCACCGCGCTGCCCATGCTCATCGCGATCGCCGCCTACTCCCCCGAGGCCGTACGCGCGGAACTGCTCGTCTCGCTGCGCTCCCTGTTCGGTGCCCCGAGTCCCGTGCTGCGGCAGGTGGAAGGGGTCTACCGGGGTGCGCCAGGGGCGCGGGAGACGTGGGGAGCGGTCGGCGTGCTGGTCACACTGGTGTCCGCGACCGCCTTCGTCCGCGCGTTGCAGCGGCTGTGCGAACGCGCCTGGCACCTGCCGCATGCGAAGGTACGCATCGCGGTGTGGCGATGGTTCGTGTGGCTTCTCGTCTGGACGGCGGCACTGGTGTGCCAGGGGATGCTGCGCGGCGGCCTCGGTGCCGGGCCCGCGCCCGGCGTCGCGCTCCAGGTACTGGTGGCGGTCCTGTTGTGGTGGTGGACCCAGCACCTGCTGCTGGCCGGGCGGGTCGGGTGGCGGCCGCTCCTTCCCGGCGCCCTGGTGACGGGCGGTGCCGTGGTGCTGTTCACCGGGGTGTCCGGTCTCTGGCTGCCGTACTCCCTGGAGCGGAGTGTGGCGCGCTACGGGCCGCTCGGTTCCGTCTTCACGATGCTGTCCTGGCTCATCCTCTTCTTCACCGCCGTCGTCATCAGCATCGCCGTCGGGTACGTGCTGGCCCGGAAGCCCAGTGAGCCCGGCGGCGGCAGCCTCACCCGCAGCAGGTGA
- a CDS encoding carboxypeptidase regulatory-like domain-containing protein, producing the protein MSETQHGGAAPADSDDEPRRRWTHTAKVLASSLWFPALFFFGFLFCYLLAFHNPTPHDIKVAVPAPAAAQLQKTLDQAVPGGFEVKPVPGGDTALRRAVLDRRAAGGYLPDPAHPALYTAKAGGFEIEAVLQQTFTPLAERGGARLKQVELAPTAPKDAMGTSLFYLCLGLTIPSYIMVMMMLRATGIGRWKKVVTFVVSGAVMAVAAFYIALAMDCIVDRPVCLLYMFMLSLGVSLTCYGLVPFVRQFFPGVAIVVFVLLSMPASGGAIPVEMVPSFFRWLHPYMPLGNLVDALRNEMYFDGVELFRPLLALSIWIAAGIVLICIGYFWERHRVNVARSGGDEELTPSDLEEAVQDPTFEMPQPMPVRASTHYIGASEPMLAGRILDTQSQPLHGVLITVTTTDGRQLTRTRTDEHGRYQLTGLPEGFVNVIAGGPRRVPSIKRVLIKDGPVAHQDFVLRPRPQDQPPQGGGASATS; encoded by the coding sequence ATGTCCGAAACACAGCACGGAGGCGCAGCACCGGCCGACAGCGACGACGAACCGCGCCGGCGGTGGACGCACACGGCGAAGGTGCTCGCCAGCAGCCTCTGGTTCCCTGCGCTCTTCTTCTTCGGCTTCCTCTTCTGTTACCTGCTCGCCTTCCACAACCCCACCCCGCACGACATCAAGGTGGCCGTCCCGGCCCCGGCGGCGGCCCAGCTGCAGAAGACGCTCGACCAGGCCGTTCCGGGCGGATTCGAGGTGAAGCCGGTACCGGGCGGTGACACCGCCCTCCGGCGCGCGGTGCTCGACCGCCGCGCAGCCGGCGGCTACCTCCCGGATCCGGCGCACCCGGCCCTCTACACCGCGAAGGCCGGCGGCTTCGAGATCGAGGCCGTGCTGCAGCAGACGTTCACCCCGCTCGCCGAGCGGGGCGGCGCCCGCCTGAAGCAGGTCGAGCTCGCGCCCACCGCGCCCAAGGACGCGATGGGCACCAGCCTCTTCTACCTCTGTCTGGGGCTCACCATCCCGTCGTACATCATGGTGATGATGATGCTGCGGGCCACCGGCATCGGCCGCTGGAAGAAGGTCGTCACCTTCGTCGTGTCCGGCGCCGTGATGGCCGTGGCCGCCTTCTACATCGCGCTCGCCATGGACTGCATCGTGGACCGGCCCGTCTGTCTGCTCTACATGTTCATGCTGAGCCTGGGCGTCTCGCTGACCTGCTACGGGCTGGTGCCGTTCGTACGGCAGTTCTTCCCCGGGGTGGCCATCGTCGTCTTCGTGCTGCTCTCCATGCCGGCCAGCGGTGGCGCGATCCCGGTCGAGATGGTGCCGTCCTTCTTCCGCTGGCTGCATCCCTACATGCCGCTGGGCAACCTGGTCGACGCGCTGCGCAACGAGATGTACTTCGACGGCGTGGAGCTCTTCCGTCCCCTGCTGGCGCTGAGCATCTGGATCGCCGCCGGCATCGTGCTCATCTGCATCGGGTACTTCTGGGAACGGCACCGGGTGAACGTGGCGCGCTCCGGCGGGGACGAGGAGCTGACGCCCTCCGACCTGGAGGAGGCGGTCCAGGACCCGACGTTCGAGATGCCGCAGCCGATGCCGGTACGCGCGTCCACCCACTACATCGGCGCCTCCGAACCGATGCTGGCCGGGCGCATCCTGGACACCCAGTCGCAGCCCCTGCACGGTGTGCTGATCACCGTCACCACCACCGACGGGCGACAGCTGACGCGTACGCGGACCGACGAACACGGCCGGTACCAACTGACCGGGCTGCCCGAGGGTTTCGTCAACGTCATCGCCGGCGGACCGCGCCGCGTCCCGTCCATCAAGCGGGTCCTCATCAAGGACGGACCCGTCGCCCACCAGGACTTCGTGCTGCGGCCGCGCCCGCAGGACCAGCCGCCCCAGGGCGGCGGAGCCTCGGCCACATCCTGA
- a CDS encoding HpcH/HpaI aldolase/citrate lyase family protein has protein sequence MSSDTGRGAVPPRPPLRSLLFVPGTRTDRLPKARAAGADAVILDLEDAVPPSGKEAARDQVAEAVARAAEDASGPGSPALFVRVNPLDSWAAAEELRAVARPGLSGIVLPKVTGPLDVRYADRLLTWCEREHGLPGGQFALVPVLETAGALRAAYHCAAAAGRVAYLGALTGAGGDVERAVGYRWSPQGTETHALRSRVLLDVRAAGAPHPVTGLWTRIGDLDGLRSFAQQNRALGYTGMMAVHPSHVPVINEVFSPGPGELARAARLIAAVEEAQARGAGAVTFEGEMADEAMAATARMLLRRHAGPHH, from the coding sequence ATGTCGTCTGACACCGGCCGGGGTGCCGTTCCGCCCCGTCCTCCGCTGCGTTCCCTGCTCTTCGTGCCCGGCACCCGGACGGACCGGCTGCCGAAGGCGCGGGCCGCGGGCGCCGACGCCGTCATCCTCGACCTGGAGGACGCGGTGCCGCCGAGCGGCAAGGAAGCCGCCCGTGACCAGGTGGCCGAGGCCGTGGCACGGGCGGCCGAGGACGCCTCGGGGCCGGGCTCCCCGGCACTCTTCGTACGCGTCAACCCCCTGGACAGCTGGGCGGCCGCCGAGGAACTGCGCGCGGTCGCCCGCCCGGGACTCAGCGGCATCGTGCTGCCCAAGGTGACCGGGCCCCTCGACGTGCGGTACGCCGACCGGCTGCTCACCTGGTGCGAACGCGAACACGGCCTGCCCGGCGGGCAGTTCGCCCTCGTTCCCGTGCTGGAGACGGCGGGTGCCCTCCGTGCGGCGTACCACTGCGCGGCCGCCGCCGGCCGGGTCGCCTACCTCGGCGCGCTCACCGGGGCAGGCGGTGACGTCGAGCGCGCCGTCGGCTACCGCTGGAGCCCCCAGGGGACCGAGACGCACGCCCTGCGCTCCCGGGTCCTCCTGGACGTGCGCGCCGCGGGAGCGCCCCACCCGGTGACGGGCCTGTGGACCCGCATCGGCGACCTCGACGGGCTGCGCTCCTTCGCCCAGCAGAACCGCGCCCTCGGCTACACGGGGATGATGGCCGTCCACCCTTCCCACGTTCCCGTCATCAACGAGGTGTTCTCCCCCGGTCCCGGCGAACTCGCCCGCGCGGCACGCCTGATCGCCGCCGTCGAGGAGGCGCAGGCACGCGGCGCGGGCGCGGTGACGTTCGAGGGAGAGATGGCCGACGAGGCGATGGCAGCCACGGCCCGCATGCTGCTGCGCCGGCACGCCGGGCCGCATCACTGA
- a CDS encoding LysR family transcriptional regulator yields the protein MENNLRQLAAYAAVARAESFTAAAAGLHVSQSSLSRAVADLERQLGAQLLERDTRNVQLTAAGVEALRIAEQIVNAHRSGMKELERFLLGESGTVAVATLPSVAAVLLPGVISDFRRQWPQVTMQIMDGLEQSVLGRVLSGEADFAITTGEPSRQLEHRPLVRDRFVAVLPHGHPLAERPEVSWEDLAREPFLAVGPESSVRRLTDAAFAQTGVRAAPAAEAGNVATVGGLVAAGLGVSALPALVLPLLGTGPLVHRPLVGPVVDRRLDVALRARRPLPAAAQRFLDTLQDSRAQGNDLPPGVAWA from the coding sequence ATGGAGAACAACCTGCGTCAACTGGCGGCGTACGCGGCCGTCGCACGGGCGGAGAGCTTCACGGCGGCCGCCGCCGGCCTGCACGTCTCCCAGTCCTCGCTGAGCCGTGCGGTCGCCGACCTGGAGCGGCAGCTGGGGGCCCAGCTCCTCGAACGGGACACCAGGAACGTCCAGCTGACGGCGGCGGGCGTGGAAGCCCTGCGCATAGCCGAGCAGATAGTGAACGCGCACCGGTCGGGCATGAAGGAGCTGGAACGCTTCCTGCTCGGCGAGTCGGGAACGGTGGCCGTGGCCACCCTCCCCTCGGTCGCCGCGGTCCTCCTGCCCGGGGTGATCTCGGACTTCCGCAGGCAGTGGCCCCAGGTGACGATGCAGATCATGGACGGGCTGGAACAGTCGGTACTCGGCCGCGTCCTGTCCGGGGAGGCCGACTTCGCCATCACCACCGGGGAGCCCTCACGTCAGCTGGAGCACCGCCCGCTCGTCCGGGACCGGTTCGTCGCGGTGCTTCCGCACGGTCATCCGCTGGCCGAGCGGCCGGAGGTGTCCTGGGAGGACCTGGCCCGCGAGCCCTTCCTCGCCGTTGGGCCGGAGTCGAGCGTACGACGGCTCACGGACGCGGCCTTCGCGCAAACCGGCGTACGGGCGGCACCGGCCGCCGAGGCCGGCAACGTCGCCACGGTGGGCGGACTGGTCGCGGCGGGTCTGGGCGTATCGGCGCTGCCCGCGCTCGTGCTCCCCCTGCTGGGTACGGGGCCGTTGGTGCACCGGCCGCTCGTCGGGCCCGTGGTCGACCGGCGGCTGGACGTCGCCCTGCGCGCACGGCGTCCGCTGCCCGCGGCGGCCCAGCGCTTCCTGGACACGCTTCAGGACTCCCGGGCACAAGGGAACGACCTGCCGCCGGGGGTCGCCTGGGCCTGA
- a CDS encoding CaiB/BaiF CoA transferase family protein: MSASVGTSGGQGQLCGLKVVEFAHVVAGPLAGSLLADQGADVVHVEPPGAGDAARAMGPRKDGHPLWFKVAGRNKRSVTLDLHHEAGRDVARRLVAWADVVIVTLRSSRLRTWGLDWESVHRINPKAVLLQISGFGATSSQADAPGFGKVGEARSGVVHLTGFPESPPVHTGFSHGDAVTGLMGAYAVLAALHRRDRDPGFDGEWIDLALFEPLFRLVEWQVIVHDQLGSVPERSGNQLAVAPAAVINTYRSRDDEWITVTSATLRSVRNIARLLGLDEARFATAAQQYAGRAELDDGLRAWVAERTAAECLAEFTRREVVASRVLSVADIAEDPVYAEREDIVTVDDADLGPVRMQAVLPHFRQRPGRVWRTGPALGEDNHLVYRDWLGLDEDALTELEKSHVV, encoded by the coding sequence GTGAGTGCGTCAGTGGGTACATCAGGCGGCCAAGGCCAGTTGTGCGGCCTGAAGGTGGTCGAGTTCGCGCACGTGGTGGCGGGTCCGCTGGCGGGTTCCCTGCTCGCCGACCAGGGCGCCGACGTGGTGCACGTGGAGCCGCCGGGCGCCGGGGACGCGGCCCGCGCCATGGGGCCCCGCAAGGACGGCCACCCGCTGTGGTTCAAGGTCGCGGGACGCAACAAGCGCTCCGTCACCCTGGACCTGCACCACGAGGCCGGCCGGGACGTCGCCCGGCGCCTCGTCGCCTGGGCGGACGTCGTGATCGTCACCCTGCGCAGCAGTCGGCTGCGCACGTGGGGACTCGACTGGGAGTCCGTGCACCGCATCAACCCGAAGGCCGTGCTGCTCCAGATATCCGGCTTCGGCGCGACCTCGTCGCAGGCCGACGCGCCCGGCTTCGGCAAGGTCGGCGAGGCGCGCAGTGGCGTGGTGCACCTGACCGGGTTCCCGGAGAGCCCCCCAGTGCACACCGGCTTCTCGCACGGGGACGCCGTGACCGGGCTGATGGGCGCGTACGCCGTACTCGCCGCGCTGCACCGCCGCGACCGCGACCCCGGCTTCGACGGCGAATGGATCGACCTCGCCCTCTTCGAGCCGCTGTTCCGCCTCGTCGAGTGGCAGGTCATCGTCCACGACCAACTGGGATCGGTACCGGAGCGCTCCGGCAACCAGCTCGCGGTCGCCCCCGCCGCGGTGATCAACACCTATCGGTCCCGTGACGACGAGTGGATCACGGTGACCTCCGCGACCCTGCGCTCCGTACGGAACATCGCCCGGCTGCTCGGGCTCGACGAGGCACGGTTCGCGACGGCCGCGCAGCAGTACGCCGGCCGGGCGGAACTGGACGACGGCCTGCGGGCGTGGGTGGCGGAGCGCACCGCCGCCGAGTGCCTGGCGGAGTTCACGCGCAGGGAGGTGGTGGCGTCCCGGGTCCTCAGCGTCGCGGACATCGCCGAGGACCCGGTGTACGCCGAGCGCGAGGACATCGTCACCGTCGACGACGCGGACCTGGGCCCGGTCCGTATGCAGGCGGTGCTCCCGCACTTCCGGCAGCGTCCCGGGCGGGTCTGGCGCACCGGCCCCGCACTCGGCGAGGACAACCACCTCGTCTACCGCGACTGGCTCGGCCTCGACGAGGACGCGCTCACGGAGCTGGAGAAGAGCCATGTCGTCTGA
- a CDS encoding sensor histidine kinase yields MNVLPRLRPGLTRIRPAMVLGGSLLALAGWSLALRADTPCDGTDVRYSRGDWLPVGLGVDAWFSHAEPVRAGDVAVAIDGHELAGGVGSVPGTVVRDGAVLHYRLLRDGEPVEVALPLLRPDLSQTVAPLASVLLYLAVFGLLALWLRVRRPDAPMGTPLFLGFAGIAAWLVAGPVVGLTALDVATGSQLFWLYHVATLGGGTFGWGAMVALTLAPLRTRIPGRYAGARAAAYVLPLLLLVAWIGAVLLLGPGGPPAVGLIHTGQEAIIMACWIAAGALSVLVYRHSPASRRPPQRWMLGGGLLTALGLFALWLVPDIVVGQRPTSMLWVGLAGLPITLGIVVAVLRYHLYAIQHVFSRGLQFAALAATLSCCYLAAAALAAAATASDTLAAAAAGVTVALAALPLREAIRRRASRRLFGGREDPAQALRALGRALARIPSPQQALPQVLAGVVQALRLPYAAVELADPTVPGGFRTAESQGTPVGESYRSALRHHGRTVGFLTVSAREADEPLSRADHDLLAEVAAQLGAAVHAVALYEEVLRSRTAAVATREDERRRLRRDLHDGLSPVLTGLSLKTDTALELLGRCPPAAPSDVSGDGHAGTAADRSARVRRLLTESVAGMRSAARDLRVLVEGLRPPALDALGLTGAVRLRAQQLTAGDDSGPRVTVTGVGRDTPLPAASEVAAYHIAGEAVANCVRHARASRCTVRIVLTRTVPAGLAPAPDDLLGAGAPQYLHVEVRDDGIGLPADVGDSSAGLGLRTMRERAQELGGLCGARSLPGGGTVIEAVLPLPGPALDLPAAGPPTRNRLTHGEHDG; encoded by the coding sequence GTGAATGTGCTGCCGCGGCTCCGGCCCGGCCTGACGCGCATCCGGCCCGCCATGGTGCTGGGCGGGAGCCTGCTCGCGCTCGCCGGGTGGAGTCTCGCACTGCGCGCCGACACCCCGTGCGACGGTACGGACGTGCGGTACTCACGCGGCGACTGGCTGCCCGTGGGGCTCGGCGTCGATGCGTGGTTCTCCCATGCCGAGCCGGTGCGTGCCGGTGACGTCGCCGTCGCGATCGACGGGCACGAGCTGGCCGGCGGAGTGGGATCGGTGCCCGGCACGGTCGTCCGCGACGGTGCGGTGCTGCACTACCGCCTGTTGCGGGACGGGGAGCCGGTGGAGGTGGCACTGCCGCTGCTGCGCCCGGACCTCAGCCAGACCGTCGCCCCGCTGGCCAGTGTGCTGCTGTACCTGGCCGTCTTCGGGCTGCTGGCGCTGTGGCTGCGCGTCCGCCGCCCGGACGCCCCCATGGGCACACCGCTCTTCCTCGGCTTCGCCGGTATCGCCGCGTGGCTGGTCGCCGGGCCGGTCGTGGGGCTGACCGCGCTGGACGTGGCGACCGGCAGCCAGCTCTTCTGGCTGTACCACGTGGCGACGCTGGGCGGTGGGACGTTCGGCTGGGGAGCGATGGTCGCCCTCACCCTGGCGCCGCTGCGCACCCGCATACCCGGCCGTTACGCAGGGGCACGCGCAGCCGCGTACGTCCTCCCCCTCCTGCTGCTCGTCGCGTGGATCGGCGCCGTGCTCCTCCTCGGTCCCGGCGGCCCGCCGGCCGTCGGGCTGATCCACACCGGTCAGGAGGCCATCATCATGGCCTGCTGGATCGCCGCCGGAGCGCTGTCGGTGCTGGTCTACCGCCATTCGCCGGCGTCCCGTCGGCCGCCCCAGCGCTGGATGCTCGGCGGCGGCCTGCTGACCGCACTCGGCCTGTTCGCACTGTGGCTGGTGCCGGACATCGTCGTCGGACAGCGCCCCACCAGCATGCTCTGGGTCGGCCTGGCCGGACTGCCCATCACCCTCGGCATCGTCGTCGCCGTCCTCCGGTACCACCTCTACGCCATCCAGCACGTGTTCAGCCGCGGCCTGCAGTTCGCCGCACTGGCCGCCACCCTCTCCTGCTGCTATCTGGCGGCGGCCGCGCTGGCCGCGGCGGCGACCGCCTCCGACACCCTCGCGGCGGCGGCCGCCGGGGTGACCGTGGCACTGGCGGCACTGCCGTTGCGGGAGGCGATCCGGCGCCGCGCCTCCCGGCGGCTCTTCGGCGGGCGGGAGGACCCCGCCCAGGCGCTCCGCGCACTCGGCCGGGCACTCGCCCGCATCCCGTCCCCGCAGCAGGCGCTTCCGCAGGTGCTGGCCGGTGTCGTCCAGGCGTTACGGCTCCCGTACGCCGCGGTCGAGCTGGCCGATCCGACCGTGCCCGGCGGTTTCCGGACCGCCGAAAGCCAGGGCACACCGGTCGGCGAGAGCTACCGCAGCGCACTGCGCCACCACGGCCGTACCGTCGGTTTCCTGACGGTCTCGGCGCGCGAGGCGGACGAACCGCTCTCCAGGGCCGATCACGACCTGCTGGCCGAGGTGGCCGCGCAGCTGGGGGCCGCCGTGCACGCGGTGGCCCTGTACGAGGAGGTACTGCGGTCCCGCACCGCGGCCGTCGCCACCCGGGAGGACGAGCGCCGCAGGCTGCGCCGCGACCTGCACGACGGTCTCAGCCCCGTCCTGACCGGGCTGTCGCTCAAGACGGACACGGCTCTGGAACTGCTCGGCCGCTGCCCGCCCGCCGCCCCGTCGGACGTGTCCGGAGACGGTCACGCCGGGACGGCAGCGGACCGGTCGGCGCGCGTCCGCCGGCTGCTGACCGAGAGCGTGGCAGGCATGCGGTCCGCGGCCAGGGACTTACGTGTACTGGTGGAAGGGCTGCGCCCGCCGGCCCTGGACGCCCTCGGCCTCACCGGGGCCGTCCGGCTCAGGGCACAGCAGCTGACCGCCGGTGACGACAGCGGCCCACGGGTCACGGTGACCGGTGTCGGCCGGGACACACCGCTCCCCGCCGCGTCCGAAGTGGCGGCGTATCACATCGCGGGCGAGGCGGTGGCCAACTGTGTGCGGCACGCGCGCGCTTCACGGTGCACGGTGCGCATCGTGCTCACCCGCACCGTTCCCGCCGGGCTCGCACCGGCCCCCGACGACCTGCTCGGCGCCGGAGCCCCGCAGTACCTGCACGTCGAGGTGCGCGACGACGGCATCGGCCTGCCCGCTGACGTAGGCGACAGCTCCGCCGGGCTCGGACTGCGGACCATGCGGGAACGCGCCCAGGAACTCGGCGGCCTGTGCGGTGCCCGCTCGCTCCCCGGCGGCGGAACCGTAATAGAGGCGGTACTGCCACTGCCCGGCCCCGCCCTGGACCTCCCTGCCGCCGGACCGCCGACGCGCAACCGCCTCACCCACGGGGAGCATGATGGCTGA
- a CDS encoding MFS transporter has product MATKTQAHAAGPGAARTVLGVIATQQLLMAYDSTAMNVAVSDIVTDLGTTLTGVQSAISLYALVMAALMITGSKLGSRTGHLRMFTLGATVYGTGALITALSPGLPVMLVGWSLLEGIGAALVFPAILSIATMAFTGAQRTRALTLVGAAAGAGAALGPVVGGLITKYLTWRVSFLMETLVTAVAVALVLRHRNLRRTLSRTSREPRQPFDITGVVLSALGFGLLVMGTLLAGRYGLLTAREEVTVLGRTVLDAGGPAPTVVLGLAGLLVLAAFGWWERRLVRAGRDPLVRIAVLRDRRVRVGSLALAVQFLVLAGMFFLVPVFVQTTLGYDALESGLTLLPATVMLVLGSMAGARAVGDGRTTRKSLIVLGFLLVAAGTALVAFAFDPDSSGLRIAPGLAVGGLGLGLCTLLPDLVQSAAAEDTVSDVAGLSRSTSYLGQSLGVALAGTLLAGVLLTTALHSIGASSVLTGDQKEQSRQALERGVQVTAVSDRQVRTALAERGVTGAPADELVRINALAREDGLTAATAGMSVLALAGAALALRLPGRAKPAQRPPRAQP; this is encoded by the coding sequence ATGGCCACGAAGACGCAGGCGCACGCGGCAGGCCCTGGCGCCGCCCGCACGGTGCTCGGGGTCATCGCGACGCAGCAGTTGCTGATGGCGTACGACTCGACCGCCATGAACGTCGCCGTCTCCGACATCGTCACCGACCTCGGCACCACCCTGACCGGAGTGCAGTCCGCCATCTCGCTCTACGCCCTGGTGATGGCCGCCCTGATGATCACCGGCAGCAAGCTCGGCAGCCGGACCGGCCATCTCCGCATGTTCACGCTGGGCGCCACGGTGTACGGCACCGGCGCCCTGATCACCGCGCTGAGCCCCGGCCTGCCGGTCATGCTGGTGGGCTGGTCGCTGCTGGAAGGCATCGGCGCCGCCCTGGTCTTCCCGGCGATCCTCTCGATCGCCACCATGGCCTTCACCGGTGCCCAGCGCACCCGCGCCCTCACCCTCGTCGGCGCGGCGGCCGGGGCAGGGGCGGCGCTGGGGCCGGTCGTCGGCGGCCTGATCACGAAGTACCTGACCTGGCGGGTCTCCTTCCTCATGGAGACGCTGGTCACCGCGGTGGCCGTGGCCCTCGTCCTCCGCCACCGCAACCTCCGGCGGACACTGTCCCGGACGTCCCGTGAGCCCCGGCAGCCCTTCGACATCACGGGTGTCGTCCTGTCAGCGCTGGGCTTCGGCCTGCTGGTCATGGGCACCCTGCTGGCCGGCCGGTACGGGCTGCTGACCGCCCGCGAGGAGGTGACCGTCCTCGGCCGTACGGTGCTCGACGCGGGCGGGCCGGCCCCCACGGTGGTACTGGGTCTCGCCGGCCTCCTGGTCCTCGCGGCGTTCGGGTGGTGGGAACGCCGCCTCGTACGGGCCGGACGCGACCCGCTGGTCCGGATCGCCGTCCTGCGCGACCGCCGCGTACGGGTGGGCTCGCTCGCCCTCGCCGTCCAATTCCTCGTACTGGCGGGGATGTTCTTCCTCGTGCCGGTCTTCGTGCAGACCACACTCGGCTACGACGCCCTGGAGAGCGGGCTCACCCTGCTCCCGGCCACGGTGATGCTCGTACTCGGCTCGATGGCCGGCGCCCGCGCCGTGGGCGACGGACGCACCACGCGCAAGTCGCTCATCGTCCTCGGCTTCCTGCTGGTCGCGGCCGGGACGGCACTGGTCGCCTTCGCCTTCGACCCGGACAGCTCCGGCCTGCGCATCGCGCCGGGACTCGCCGTGGGCGGCCTCGGACTCGGCCTGTGCACCCTGCTCCCCGACCTCGTCCAGTCCGCGGCCGCCGAGGACACGGTGAGCGATGTCGCCGGCCTCTCGCGCAGTACCTCCTACCTGGGCCAGTCCCTCGGCGTAGCGCTCGCCGGCACACTGCTGGCCGGCGTCCTGCTGACCACCGCCCTGCACTCCATCGGCGCCAGTTCCGTGCTGACCGGGGACCAGAAGGAGCAGAGCCGGCAGGCGCTGGAGCGCGGCGTACAGGTGACCGCGGTGAGCGACCGCCAGGTCCGTACGGCGCTGGCGGAGCGGGGCGTGACCGGCGCCCCCGCCGACGAACTGGTACGGATCAACGCACTGGCCCGCGAGGACGGCCTGACCGCCGCCACGGCCGGAATGAGCGTCCTCGCACTCGCCGGCGCCGCACTCGCGCTGCGGCTGCCGGGCCGGGCGAAGCCGGCACAGCGGCCGCCACGCGCACAGCCGTGA